The DNA sequence ACATTTGTGTGTGAAATGGGGTTCTTATCGTTTTGATGCTGTTGCTGCTGCTAGTAGATTGTATATCCACTTCCGAGGTCGCGTGCTCTTAGGATGAACGCCTAAGCAGACTCTTCTTTATCAGATAGCAGATATTAgatcattttaacttttattattaccaCTAACGACTATAACTCGCACAGTATAAGTCATAGTAAAATACATTGAGAAAACAAACTCTCAACATAGTTAGCACTGGAAAGTGCTTGCCGGAATATTTGTTGTACAATCGAGGCTTCACGGGTAGCTCTGATTTAAACCACTTGAACTATCAGCTATATAACGGGACAGATTTCCGCATGAAACATGGGGGTCCTGCGACCATAAAGGGCGTTGTTTATAATGGTTTATAATACACGCATGTTTATAATGGTTTATAATACACACATGTTTATAATGGTTTATAATACACACACATGTTTATAATGGTTTATAATACACGCATGTTTATAATGGTTTATAATACACGCATGTTTATAATGGTTTATAATACACGCATGTTTATAATGGTTTATAATACACGCATGTTTATAATGGTTTATAATACACACATGTTTATAATGGTTTATAATACACATATGTTTATAATGGTTTATAATACACGAATATATTGGTAAACGTCGTCAAGACATATGATAGAGTTCGTCCTAACGAATGTTTTCATAATTTATACCGTATTGAATCATTTATATCTAAAGTATGACGTCAGTATCCATGACGTCAGCAGTTTATGCCTCTTTtggtaacatagaaatcttaatattggtttaaagtttttattgatCGTTGGTTTTATTGCTTTGTGGGATCGTATTTAATCAGAAGAAAGACTCGGTGTGTGTTTTGTTCATGTATTGATGGTTTCGATCGGCTAGCCGTTGTGAGCCTTCTCGTTCCGTGAAATATTTATGAAGTAGCTTCCTAGTGTATGGGGTAGGGTGGCATAAATATCTGGTGATTTTCGCACACGGCAGGTTATTAGTGTGCAGTATTCTGTAGAAAGAagattatatatttgtaagtGTTTGTCGATATTGAACGAAATGGATAAACTAAAAGTCGGCGGGCAATTGAAAGGAGTAAGAGGTAGATGCATATTTAATGTTATTCAACACCCTTTCGCTATATACGAGCAAGTATAATATTAGAGCTTGGCAGTTTGCCCAACAAGATCCGATGAATTATTCAATTGCCTCAACCCTCAAGCAAATTTATCTCGTGATATATTTTCCATTCGCTTCAAGTCCTCGCATAGTAAGCTTAAAACATGGAGGAAACGGgatttttgataaaacatgACGAGGCAGGTAGCAGCCATAAAGGTGCGGCTATTGTTCCTGTTTGTTACGTTGCAAAGGTTATTGTGACGTCTTATAATGAATTATTAATTCGTTGaatcgattttttaaaatctcacCTAAGAAGGGAAAGTTATAAGACGTTTTATGTTCAGAATCTCAACTTAAAGGAGTGAAGACACGACTTTATTCAAGACATGGTTTCTATTTGGACATTGACCGTGAGAATGGTGGTGTAAAGGGGGTTGATGACGACTCGGAGTCTACGATCTTTTACTTGATACCTGTCGGGTTACGAATCGTTTCAATCCAACACAGCGAAACATTGCTTTATATTGCCATGAACAGCGAGGGAAGGTTATATACAACGGTAAGACGACATGCTTATGTCTATATTTGTCTTATATATCAATCAACAGGACGTTTACACCATGGAATGCAAGTTTAAAGAATCCGTTCATGATAATTATTACGTGGTTTATACTTCatgtatttacaaacaattacAAAGTGGTCGTCCATGGAATGTTGGTATGTCTAAGGATGGGATTCCGGTTAAAGGGTCGCATGCAAAGAAACATAAACCTTGCACACATTTCATACCAAGACCAATAGAAGGTTAGTATGGAAATAGCATACACCTTATAAAAATAGCATACACtttatagaaatgttatatgCAGTGCGAATGTTCAAGGAACCGACCATCTGCGAGTTGGCGGCGCCCAGCAGAAGTGTTTCTTCATCGGATAATAAGAAGAgaaagaatttataaaaatgtttgcgATAAATTATTGAGAGACCATCCAGTGTTTAGCATTAGCAACAACTAATACGTAACCTATGTTTTCAACAGGCGGCGTGGTACAATAGTTAAAATAATGGTTACCAGAGGGTAAAAAGTACGAAACTCGGTGCTGCTACCTGTCTTTCAGCGAAACTATATATCAACCGTTGTTGAAAGCTCTGCCatctttataaatagtttgtttaaaactaacgTATTGCTGTTACGAGATTTTCATAGTGGCTGCGACGTTATTGTTGAGTTTATGTAATTACAGATGTAGTTGAAAGTAGTTGTAGTTATAACTACAAACATCTATGTGCAACTCGTCgttcataaatatattttaaatatattaaaaatataaatgtattaaaataactcCCCGTTTAAAGTGCTTTCGCGCGCCCTCTCTTGTACACAAATACAGCAAAGAGAAACCGCTAGTTTTGCTAAAGATAAACTGGGACGTAAACATTGCACAAAGAATTAATAATAACCCTTTGGTTTAACGCATTTGAATGAGAGTCGCATCTGATTGTGCTTCCCAATGTTGAACTAATTGTAAACTTGATGCTGCCACCTGCTTGGTTTAAAAGTAATCCACAGTATCAAAAATGCAAGTTTGTTTAGGTAAAAGCTCAGTTTACTGTATCGTTAAAAAACGGTTTTTGATTATTGGCGATACCTGaaaccagagccatagaaataccgagtaatctaacccattgttacgtaaaatacaaatcaaacggcaatttgggtccaaagtaacacagtaggtataagGAAAATGTCTGTTTTTCGGGTTTTTACGgaaaaaacttgggcctaaatacaaatttaaaggttgaaaaatgtacaaaccatgtgttgtttgttttctgtaccaaaaaagtcaaaaaatagaattaaaagtggttgatttgtgacattttagtcatttggTGCGGCtaaattcatatatattttccgaaaaatgtttggtaaggtaaatagaagctgttttacgccttcccacaaaaaggaaaacacaaacaaaacttaacaagttcgtttaaacccattgccaAAGTCACTacttttgttctattttggacacacaagacggcagttggactactcggtgtttatacgactctgttTAAAGCTAGTTAAAACTTTTGGCGAATTCGACATTTGTATGACGTAAGAAGTCGATTCGACTTCTTAGGGTCAAAGGTGAAATAATTGACGGGAAAGCGCGCCAAACCGAGATCGAAGTTTCTAGAAGTCGCTGTATGTTAGATAGCGAGTGTTTGCCAGGATTAGTTGTTACGATGCCAAGAATCACGAATTGTTGGTTGGTTTTGAATGCTTAAgaaaggtttgttttatatctGTAGCCTTTGACTATGTTCTAAAATAAGTTtagtgctagtgaagaatccgcccctacgttatctgctaaccaTAAAACAGTAACTAAGCTCTtataaccaaagttagtatagaccaagttaggaaacggcgctcgtgtccgccattacggagcccacagagcgtgaatcgcctatacaaatgcatggtcggtatgtgttcatttagttcttgtaagcaatacaaagctagaaaacacgtatagcggttgttttaacatttaaaatataatttctaatataaatcttgttatataatattaaatctaggaattaatgtgaagtaaattaatatttttacttgttttcggtgtacagtgtggtttaacagggtactttacgttggcgattaagactagcagcaatcagcttagtttacataatagtatatgatcatacctacgaatctacagagccattctttactacatgtataatccaacatgagtggacatgcagctccaaactgcttaagtactagcagataaggtgttcgcgttttccgattttataaagacccgtaacgcagaaaaggtagcttactaattcaagcagaggaccaaaaatagtaactcagtattgttttcctcaatgtcacttcgatattaggcaaattttacaaagataccttaagttttgttgccgggtat is a window from the Ciona intestinalis unplaced genomic scaffold, KH HT000109.2, whole genome shotgun sequence genome containing:
- the fgf11/12/13/14 gene encoding fibroblast growth factor 11/12/13/14 (The RefSeq protein has 1 substitution compared to this genomic sequence) produces the protein MDKLKVGGQLKGVRESQLKGVKTRLYSRHGFYLDIDRENGGVKGVDDDSESTIFYLIPVGLRIVSIQHSETLLYIAMNSEGRLYTTDVYTMECKFKESVHDNYYVVYTSCIYKQLQSGRPWNVGMSKDGIPVKGSHAKKHKPCTHFIPRPIEVRMFKEPSICELAAPSRSVSSSDNKKRKNL
- the fgf11/12/13/14 gene encoding fibroblast growth factor 11/12/13/14 isoform X2: MEETGFLIKHDEAGSSHKESQLKGVKTRLYSRHGFYLDIDRENGGVKGVDDDSESTIFYLIPVGLRIVSIQHSETLLYIAMNSEGRLYTTDVYTMECKFKESVHDNYYVVYTSCIYKQLQSGRPWNVGMSKDGIPVKGSHAKKHKPCTHFIPRPIEVRMFKEPTICELAAPSRSVSSSDNKKRKNL
- the fgf11/12/13/14 gene encoding fibroblast growth factor 11/12/13/14 isoform X1, with the translated sequence MPQLLLHLLVSFPQHMPFICRCRRGLKLRTPDEESQLKGVKTRLYSRHGFYLDIDRENGGVKGVDDDSESTIFYLIPVGLRIVSIQHSETLLYIAMNSEGRLYTTDVYTMECKFKESVHDNYYVVYTSCIYKQLQSGRPWNVGMSKDGIPVKGSHAKKHKPCTHFIPRPIEVRMFKEPTICELAAPSRSVSSSDNKKRKNL